In the genome of Gloeotrichia echinulata CP02, one region contains:
- a CDS encoding transposase family protein codes for MTQLLNLPEVLVESSLQEGQVLILSVGKKAKSASCPHCGQNSRHLHQNQKCLVKDLPMGDFEVILNVNRRRFKCKKCRKTFNEKLDFLGARKRYTYRYAEYIIKQVINSNVSNVARNNGLTNE; via the coding sequence ATGACTCAACTCCTAAATTTGCCTGAAGTATTAGTAGAATCAAGCCTACAAGAGGGTCAAGTCCTAATTCTATCAGTAGGTAAAAAAGCGAAAAGTGCATCGTGCCCACACTGTGGTCAAAACTCAAGACATTTACATCAAAATCAAAAATGTTTAGTGAAAGATTTACCGATGGGGGATTTTGAAGTAATACTGAATGTCAATAGACGAAGATTCAAGTGTAAAAAATGCCGAAAAACATTTAATGAAAAGCTAGATTTTCTAGGAGCAAGAAAGAGGTATACATACCGATATGCGGAATATATTATCAAACAAGTGATTAATAGTAATGTAAGTAATGTGGCAAGAAATAATGGACTAACTAATGAATAA
- the cas2 gene encoding CRISPR-associated endonuclease Cas2, translating to MSTLFYLIIYDLPDSKAANKRRTKLHKMLSGYGTWTQYSVFECFLSAVQFAKLKVQVETLIKPAEDSVRIYVLDAGSVRKTITYGSEQPRQQETIIL from the coding sequence ATGAGTACGTTATTTTACCTGATCATTTATGATTTACCGGATAGCAAGGCGGCGAATAAGCGGCGGACAAAACTCCATAAAATGCTCTCTGGTTATGGAACTTGGACACAGTACAGTGTGTTTGAATGTTTTTTGAGTGCTGTCCAGTTCGCTAAATTGAAGGTGCAAGTTGAAACCTTGATTAAACCAGCTGAAGATTCAGTCAGGATCTATGTTTTGGATGCTGGCTCGGTACGCAAAACCATTACTTATGGTTCCGAACAACCTCGACAGCAAGAGACAATCATATTATGA
- a CDS encoding RNA-guided endonuclease TnpB family protein, which produces MLLGFKTELKLNNQQRIAFAKHCGVARHAWNWGLALTKQILDHNKENPGSKIKFPTAIDLHKWLVALVKSENEWYYECSKSTPQQALMALRESWKRCFDHQAGVPKFKKKGKRDSFTLEGTVKILDNNKIQVPIIGVLKTYERLPQVLTKSCTISRQADRWFISFRFDVEQQDLGNKSIVGVDLGVKALAILSTGEVFLGAKSYKKYEAKLSRMQWLNRHKVIGSANWKKAQIKIARLHRKIANIRKDTLHKLTTLLAKNHGTVVIEDLNVSGMLANHKLAKAITDMGFFEFRRQLTYKCKLYGSNLVVVDRWFPSSKTCSNCGTKKETLSLSERVFECGNCGFTIDRDLNAAINLSQAVS; this is translated from the coding sequence GTGCTACTCGGATTCAAAACTGAATTGAAACTGAATAATCAGCAACGCATAGCATTCGCTAAACATTGTGGAGTAGCTCGTCATGCTTGGAATTGGGGACTTGCTTTAACAAAGCAAATTCTTGACCACAACAAAGAAAATCCCGGTTCTAAGATTAAATTTCCTACTGCTATTGACTTGCACAAATGGTTAGTGGCATTGGTGAAATCTGAAAACGAATGGTACTACGAATGCTCAAAATCTACTCCACAGCAAGCATTGATGGCTTTGCGAGAATCCTGGAAACGCTGTTTTGACCATCAGGCTGGAGTACCCAAGTTTAAAAAGAAAGGTAAACGTGATTCTTTCACATTAGAAGGCACAGTCAAAATTTTAGACAATAACAAGATTCAAGTACCTATTATTGGTGTTCTCAAAACTTATGAACGATTACCACAAGTATTAACTAAATCTTGTACAATATCTCGTCAAGCCGACAGATGGTTTATCAGTTTCAGATTTGATGTAGAACAACAGGATTTAGGCAACAAGAGTATTGTCGGCGTTGACCTTGGTGTTAAGGCACTGGCTATACTCTCGACTGGTGAAGTTTTTTTAGGAGCCAAATCCTACAAGAAATATGAAGCCAAGCTGTCAAGAATGCAATGGTTGAATCGTCATAAAGTCATCGGTTCAGCTAACTGGAAAAAAGCACAGATAAAGATTGCTAGACTGCATAGAAAGATAGCCAACATCCGAAAAGATACATTACACAAGCTCACGACACTACTAGCCAAGAACCACGGCACAGTAGTGATTGAAGACCTTAATGTGTCTGGAATGTTGGCTAACCACAAACTAGCTAAGGCAATTACTGATATGGGATTCTTCGAGTTTCGCCGTCAATTAACATACAAGTGCAAACTGTATGGTTCTAATTTGGTTGTAGTTGATAGATGGTTTCCTAGTTCCAAAACCTGCTCTAACTGCGGAACCAAAAAAGAAACGCTCTCGCTATCAGAAAGAGTGTTTGAGTGTGGTAACTGCGGTTTCACAATTGACCGAGATTTAAACGCAGCAATCAATTTGAGTCAAGCTGTCAGTTAG
- a CDS encoding RRXRR domain-containing protein, which yields MNQNNQVIRVPVISPKGIALMPTTPARARKWIKSGKAVGKHNKVGVFYVQLLREASGHETQEIVVGTDRGKAFTGIAFQSKLATIALFHACLPGFYKSKKTSKDRQSVTGKMEKRTELRRTRRGQRINRKVAFKLRNHREKRFNNRRQNKLPPSVKANREMELRILSEMSKIIPISEIRDESCGGNSKRNGFGISPVTVGQEWFRVEASKLAPVKEIDSLDTGKYRTRLGLVKDKKDKSKQTPETHANDAIALASTAFIQYKAFHTQKSHGHHWVGECVVTPSPFIVITRPKLFRRKLHQENYSKGGILKRQGGTITPFGFRSGDYVQTSRKGEVIRGWVGGFTNSGKTKNISIYDHNWSRIGQFNPNNVKLIKRSTRLCVVA from the coding sequence ATGAATCAAAATAATCAAGTTATACGAGTACCAGTAATATCTCCAAAAGGAATTGCACTTATGCCAACCACACCAGCACGGGCTAGGAAATGGATAAAATCTGGTAAAGCTGTTGGTAAACATAATAAAGTTGGTGTTTTTTACGTTCAATTATTGCGCGAAGCATCTGGACATGAGACACAAGAAATAGTAGTTGGCACGGATAGAGGTAAAGCATTTACAGGTATTGCTTTTCAATCAAAGCTGGCGACGATTGCGTTATTTCATGCTTGTTTACCTGGTTTCTACAAATCCAAGAAAACCAGCAAAGATAGACAGTCTGTGACAGGAAAAATGGAGAAACGCACAGAACTACGTCGTACTCGTAGAGGACAGCGTATTAATCGTAAAGTTGCTTTTAAATTACGCAATCACCGAGAAAAAAGGTTTAACAATCGTCGTCAAAACAAGCTACCACCTAGCGTAAAAGCTAACCGAGAAATGGAATTAAGAATCTTGTCAGAAATGTCTAAAATAATTCCTATCTCCGAGATTAGAGACGAGTCGTGTGGTGGTAATTCCAAACGGAATGGATTTGGCATATCTCCTGTAACAGTTGGGCAAGAATGGTTTAGAGTCGAAGCGTCAAAGCTTGCACCAGTCAAAGAAATAGATTCTTTGGATACCGGGAAATACCGCACTCGGCTAGGTCTTGTTAAAGACAAGAAAGATAAATCAAAACAGACTCCAGAAACCCATGCTAACGATGCAATAGCATTAGCATCTACCGCATTTATTCAATACAAAGCTTTCCATACCCAAAAAAGTCACGGGCATCATTGGGTTGGGGAATGTGTTGTAACTCCATCACCATTCATTGTGATTACTCGACCTAAATTATTTAGGAGAAAATTGCATCAAGAAAACTACTCAAAGGGGGGAATTTTAAAGCGGCAAGGTGGAACAATAACACCATTTGGTTTTCGGTCAGGTGACTATGTTCAAACCTCTCGCAAGGGAGAAGTAATACGCGGTTGGGTTGGCGGATTTACTAATTCTGGGAAAACCAAAAATATTTCCATCTATGACCACAACTGGTCACGTATTGGTCAATTTAA
- a CDS encoding ISL3 family transposase, with translation MLEDVAKNVMPIDVKDLRRLGIDEISLVKGQGKFIVVLVDIDSGKLIGLVKERKQIEIKKTMRMWGEKVLSQIEEVSIDMTGNYKSLIEKICPNALVTVDRFHVTKLVHEELNRARIAEKKIASELNAPERKKVFESLKGNKFTILKAENKLTEKQKDKLNRIKQASPLIARMHSLKEDFHNLFEDNKNVVTGTLELINWLKKAEPYYQRSVQTIKRWFGEIVGYFERRTTSGVVEGINNKLKLIKRSGFGFRNFRNFEIRALLSWHYPINLAR, from the coding sequence ATGCTTGAAGATGTAGCTAAAAATGTGATGCCAATAGATGTCAAAGATTTAAGAAGATTAGGAATAGATGAAATTAGTTTGGTCAAAGGACAAGGAAAATTTATTGTCGTGCTAGTAGATATAGATTCAGGTAAATTGATAGGTTTAGTAAAAGAAAGAAAACAAATTGAAATCAAAAAAACCATGAGAATGTGGGGAGAAAAAGTTTTGTCACAAATAGAAGAAGTAAGTATTGATATGACAGGCAATTATAAATCTTTAATTGAGAAGATTTGTCCAAACGCCCTTGTAACGGTAGATAGGTTCCATGTTACTAAATTAGTACATGAAGAATTAAATCGAGCTAGGATAGCAGAAAAGAAAATAGCATCTGAGTTAAATGCCCCGGAAAGAAAAAAAGTATTTGAAAGTTTAAAAGGAAATAAATTTACAATTCTAAAAGCCGAGAATAAGCTCACCGAAAAGCAAAAAGATAAATTAAATAGAATTAAACAAGCTTCTCCTTTAATAGCTAGAATGCATTCATTAAAAGAAGATTTTCACAATTTATTTGAAGACAATAAAAATGTGGTAACGGGAACGCTAGAATTAATCAATTGGTTAAAAAAAGCTGAACCATATTATCAAAGAAGTGTGCAGACAATTAAACGGTGGTTTGGAGAAATAGTCGGATATTTTGAACGAAGGACTACCAGTGGAGTAGTAGAAGGAATAAATAATAAACTGAAGTTAATAAAGCGAAGTGGATTTGGATTTAGAAACTTTCGTAATTTTGAGATTAGAGCTTTACTTTCTTGGCATTATCCTATCAATTTAGCACGCTAA